One window from the genome of Solea solea chromosome 2, fSolSol10.1, whole genome shotgun sequence encodes:
- the LOC131474352 gene encoding pyridoxal kinase-like has translation MECRVLSIQSHVVRGYVGNKSATFPLQVLGFEVDSVNSVQFSNHTGYAHWKGQVLTAEELNVLYEGIKLNKVNQYDYILTGYSRDTSFLEVVVDIIQELKKANPSLVYVCDPVMGDQGAMYVPENLLPVYKDKVVPLADILTPNQFEAELLTGRKIITEEDAIEVMDLLHKMGPETVVLTSTDLPSKRGDQFLVALGSKKIVKPDGTNANQKICLDIPKVDAVFVGTGDLFAAMLLAWTHHHPNDLKAACEKTVSVMHHVIKRTITYANEMAGPGKKPSPAQLELRMVQSKADIENPAIVVEAKVLQKSSH, from the exons ATGGAGTGTCGCGTGTTGTCCATTCAGAGTCACGTTGTCAGGGGATACGTTGGGAACAAGTCGGCAACATTCCCGTTGCAG GTGCTGGGCTTTGAAGTGGACTCCGTCAACTCGGTGCAGTTCTCCAATCACACAG GCTATGCTCACTGGAAGGGACAAGTGCTCACAGCAGAGGAGCTGAATGTCTTATATGAGGGTATCAAACTCAATAAGGTGAACCAGTATGACTACATTCTCACTG GGTACAGCAGGGACACGTCCTTCCTGGAAGTGGTGGTTGATATAATTCAAGAGCTAAAGAAAGCCAACCCAAGCCTGGTATATG TTTGTGATCCTGTTATGGGAGACCAAGGTGCTATG TATGTTCCAGAGAATCTATTGCCAGTATACAAGGACAAAGTAGTGCCTTTGGCTGACATCCTCACACCCAACCAGTTTGAAGCCGA gcTGTTAACTGGGAGGAAAATTATCACAGAGGAAGATGCTATTGag GTGATGGACTTGCTTCATAAAATGGGTCCAGAGACTGTGGTCCTCACTAGTACTGACCTGCCCTCTAAACGTGGTGACCAGTTCCTGGTGGCTCTTGGGAGCAAAAAAATAG TGAAACCAGATGGGACTAACGCCAATCAGAAAATCTGCTTGGACATCCCCAAAGTGGATGCTGTATTTGTGGGGACGGGTGATCTGTTTGCTGCCATGTTGCTGGCCTGGACTCATCATCACCCAAATGACCTAAAG GCTGCCTGTGAAAAGACCGTGTCAGTGATGCACCATGTCATTAAGAGGACCATTACTTACGCCAATG AAATGGCTGGTCCCGGGAAAAAGCCCAGTCCTGCGCAGCTGGAGCTGAGGATGGTTCAGAGCAAAGCTGACATCGAGAATCCCGCCATCGTAGTGGAAGCTAAGGTTTTACAGAAGTCGTCACACTGA
- the chpfa gene encoding chondroitin sulfate synthase 2, which translates to MRFSALLSVLRSVGPVIIGISLGFTLSLLSVNWTDEACYVDVKEGEDTSVAQDGLLKGARKPNSISSLNDVESEEDFEPRIVPYKQVQSAAKKVFRARYISTELGMRERLFVGVLTSKNSINTMGVAVNRTISHHLDSVIFFTGTHNRKVPHGMFTVSHGDERLIWNMFQTVKYIFDHYINEYDWFYFVQDDTYTEADRIKTLVDHLSMDRELYMGSPEEFIGGEMEGKYCYGGFGYLLSRTLLLRLQPFLENCRNDILSARPDEWLGRCIIDYTNINCVGEFEGHQYHHYELGKNSDPSKEQSEHFKTALTVHPVSDPEQMYRLHRFFTEIELQKTYDEIAKLQKEIKNVSVVAFEGNRSAHWPVGINPPFEPKSRFEVLKWEYFTEEEIYSCIDGSPKCELQGVDRMDVADVIDTAILELNKKYKPVLHLKKQHLINGYRRFDPIRGMEYTLDLQLEVVNQKGHSRSISKRVHLVRPLSQIEIIPMPYVTEATRVHIIIPLTLKDRGHVDHLLEVFASNAFETSENAILTFLFIYDPVEAQQVNQNDIFASVKTQINTYERKYPTVKIPWISVKTETPSQIKFMDIISKKHPVDTLFFLASVTTTVNTEFLNRCRMNSINNWQVFFPIHFQDYNPDVAYHNQQHPATVDLVKDAGHFDRKSFDESCFYNSDYMATRTRMAADVQENEEILETIDIYDMFVKYSGLHVFRAVEPALHQQYRYQACNPRLSEDVYHRCVQSNLEGLGSRSQLAMLLFEQEQGNST; encoded by the exons ATGAGGTTTTCGGCGCTCTTGTCTGTGCTGCGGTCGGTCGGCCCGGTGATAATCGGCATTTCTTTGGGCTTCACGCTGAGTTTGTTAAGTGTAAACTGGACAGACGAAGCGTGTTATGTGGACGTCAAGGAGGGCGAGGACACGAGTGTGGCTCAAGACGGACTGCTCAAAGGAGCCCGAAAGCCCAACTCCATTTCCAGCCTCAACGATGTGGAGTCAGAGGAGGATTTTGAACCAAGGATAGTTCCATATAAACAGGTCCAGAGTGCAGCGAAGAAAGTTTTCAG GGCTAGATACATAAGCACAGAGTTGGGGATGCGAGAGCGTTTGTTTGTCGGGGTCCTGACATCCAAAAACAGCATAAACACAATGGGTGTCGCCGTCAATCGCACCATTAGCCATCACCTGGACTCGGTGATCTTCTTCACCGGCACGCACAACCGCAAAGTCCCTCATGGCATGTTCACGGTTTCCCATGGAGACGAGAGGCTGATATGGAACATGTTTCAGACCGTCAAATACATCTTTGACCATTACATCAATGAATACGACTGGTTTTACTTTGTCCAAGACGACACCTACACCGAGGCGGACAGGATCAAAACCCTGGTGGATCACCTGAGTATGGACCGAGAGCTTTACATGGGCAGTCCCGAGGAGTTCATCGGTGGGGAGATGGAAGGGAAGTATTGCTATGGAGGCTTTGGATACCTCCTGTCACGTACCTTGCTCCTGCGACTCCAGCCCTTCTTGGAAAACTGCAGGAACGACATCCTGAGCGCCAGGCCCGACGAGTGGCTCGGGAGATGCATCATCGATTACACCAACATAAATTGTGTCGGTGAATTTGAG GGGCATCAGTACCACCATTATGAGTTGGGGAAAAACTCTGATCCAAGCAAAGAGCAGAGTGAACATTTCAAGACGGCTCTGACCGTGCACCCAGTCTCTGACCCCGAACAGATGTATCGGCTGCACAGATTCTTCACCGAGATTGAACTCCAGAAGACGTACGATGAGATCGCTAAGCTGCAG aaagaaataaagaacgTCAGTGTGGTTGCTTTTGAGGGCAACCGAAGTGCCCATTGGCCGGTGGGGATCAATCCGCCTTTTGAGCCCAAATCCCGGTTTGAAGTTCTGAAGTGGGAGTACTTCACAGAGGAAGAGATCTATTCATGCATTGACGGCTCCCCCAAGTGTGAGCTGCAGGGCGTTGACCGCATGGACGTGGCCGATGTCATTGACACGGCCATCCTCGAGCTGAACAAGAAGTACAAGCCTGTTTTACACTTGAAGAAGCAGCATCTAATTAATGGTTACAGGCGCTTTGACCCCATCAGAGGCATGGAGTACACTCTGGACCTTCAGCTCGAGGTCGTTAACCAGAAAGGTCACAGTCGTTCCATCAGCAAGAGGGTTCACCTGGTGCGACCTTTAAGCCAAATAGAGATAATTCCCATGCCCTATGTCACTGAAGCCACAAGGGTTCACATCATTATACCTCTGACTCTGAAGGACCGGGGCCATGTCGACCATTTGCTTGAAGTCTTCGCCTCAAACGCCTTTGAGACGAGTGAAAACGCCATCCTGACGTTCTTGTTCATTTATGACCCCGTGGAGGCGCAGCAGGTCAATCAGAACGACATATTTGCCAGTGTGAAGACTCAGATTAACACTTATGAACGCAAATACCCCACAGTGAAAATCCCTTGGATAAGTGTCAAGACGGAAACACCCTCCCAGATTAAGTTCATGGACATAATCTCGAAGAAGCACCCAGTTGACACACTGTTTTTCTTGGCCAGCGTCACCACAACTGTCAATACTGAATTCCTGAACCGCTGCCGCATGAATTCCATCAACAACTGGCAGGTGTTCTTTCCCATTCATTTCCAGGACTACAATCCCGACGTGGCCTATCACAACCAGCAGCATCCGGCCACCGTGGACCTGGTCAAAGACGCAGGCCACTTTGACCGCAAGTCGTTTGACGAGTCGTGTTTCTACAACTCGGACTACATGGCGACGCGCACGCGGATGGCGGCCGACGTTCAAGAGAACGAGGAGATCCTGGAGACGATAGACATCTACGACATGTTCGTAAAGTACTCGGGTCTGCACGTGTTCAGGGCCGTGGAGCCGGCGTTGCATCAGCAGTACCGCTACCAAGCCTGCAATCCGCGCCTCAGCGAAGACGTCTACCACAGGTGTGTTCAGAGTAACTTGGAAGGTCTGGGTTCGCGCTCCCAGCTCGCGATGCTGCTGTTTGAACAAGAGCAAGGAAACAGCACTTGA